In the genome of Dermatophagoides farinae isolate YC_2012a chromosome 4, ASM2471394v1, whole genome shotgun sequence, the window GAATCATGAATTCgttattcattcacacacacgGGAAAATGTACATGATGAACACAGCTGTTTATACAATgaaattctgttgttttttttgaagaaaaaactttcttCAGTTTATGTTCTGAATTGTGATGCAACTATGGAATATAGAATATTCCATTgacatttatgatgatgaaataaaattttttttttgttacaataAATAGAATTAttctttgtttctttttaCATTTTAAATATTCCTTAGATCAATGGCATTGTATAAAAACGGGAAAAATTTCTTGTGTCGATGTTcggaatttatttattcaatacaacaaacaaagaacGGAAGAATTGATCgaacttttcttttttttcgggtcGATAGcctgttgtgttgttgttgttgtggttgtcgTTGTAATATAACCAGAAAAGAAACCGTTGAACGATTCGGTTACGGAcggattgaatgatgaaaaataaaaaaaaaaagaaaaaaagaaattcgaGTCTGCATGTCTTCATCTATATCTGTGAAAGTGATCCATCAGAGTGGCAAGAATTTTCgcatttttttgctgtttgcTTGTGTGtgggttgttgttttcatctgTCTGGattttttcgcttttttttttttttttttttgctttttttttggtcggcTGATTTTGGTCGGTTCCAAGAATAATCGTGCCTACAACAACCGTCGAATACATGATTTCCAATTGGATCaaaatttgtgtttgtttgtttcgaatgaaataaaatagaatGCGGACGGAAGGAAAACGAATACAACGGACGGACGGAcggaaaaacaacaacaacaaatgtacCGACAGctttcaaaataaatgaaaattatattgaagaggaaaagaaaaaaaaaagaagaagaagaagaaacagaacaatcaatgatcaatcaaatgaaacaagatccaagaattttttgttgttgttgttgttgttttccacAGAATTTatcgaatgttttgaatgggaaaaaaaatcaaatcaaatcattcatctgtgtgtgtgtttgtgtgttaaAGATAAACAATTTGACGATTCTGATTTCACTTTTGCATAGAATAGAGccgagagagaaagaaaaataccAAACGAATAATTGCAAGGTAATttattagatgatgatgatagtttcTCTCTCGCTAAAATGTTTGGTTGCtttgaatgttgttgctTGCTACATCTAATGTTGCACTTAtacttcatcattatcatcatcatcatcgtcttcttttttttatgatttttttttgtctctcaaaggagaaaaagaaatgactGTATCTGTCTATCGTATAATGGTGGTGGGcgtaatgtttttttttcctccatAATGTTGCTACAAAAtgcaacaaaacaaaacacacaaaatggATGCTTTTTCCTGTGTGGCaatcagtaaaaaaaaatgatgaatgtgcaccacacacacatagagaaatggtttttttttgaagggGTAGAAATTAAAGAATCCAATATTTGTGAATAGGaccaatttcaatgattttgtaacaaaaaattttttttctctttggtTTCCATAAACActgtgaacattttttttttattcatttcaaaccaTTTTCCCATTATGAATATCGATTTTCATGTATGCAACACTGgggagaaaaaaaggtggtatatatgaataaacTGCGCTCTGATTCATACacgcccacacacacacacacacaaattctGACACATTTATTgtatcgagaaaaaaaaacttacactCCAAGGgctacaattattattattgtccatTGTCCATTGTACGATTAAAGTTTTATATTagaactgaatgaatgaatggattctGTTGCCATTGCCAATGCTGGTTATATTGCCCATATATTCAATGGTACAATTtttaatggtttttttttgtgttgcattgaaaaaaagggcaatcaaataaatgattatgGCCAGaacacagagaaaaaattggtgCACAGacatacacgcacacacacacacactgagaGAAAAAACTAGATTTAGCTACAAttgtctttttctttcaaccatcatcatcatcatcatcatcatcatttatttgtttccattttccatttaaaattgacaacgaaaaaaaaaaattttttttttgttttttgtttttctctgttttccTTCtggattcaattcatttagtttcatttttcattctggcCCAAAATATCCACTAAAGGCCATAAAAACGaaactaaaataaaaaaaaaacattaaattcaTGCGACAACCGACAAATAAAACACGGAATTTTTGTAGCAGAATCATCATGGCCATCAGAATTATCagagtttttcttttgtcgtcatcataaacaacgacaacgacaaatgaaacatggttttttggttttttgtagagcaagaaaaaaaaattaatttaatttcattatataataaacaacaacaaaaacaacacgAAATTCTCAAAGAATTGCTTTTggtcgtatttttttttgatgatgatgaaccttaccatcatcatttccttAGCTTGTGATTATTTTGTATGGATACTGTAGCCATTTATTCttcaacaagaacaaaaaaaaaattaaatcaacagAAGCAATGGATGGATACATTGtgtgagaaaataaaaaacctGTCTTTGTAGCCATAGAGAAAAATTTACTCACTCAATGGCCATATATTCCATCCATTAATGGATTAAAtcccattgatgatgatgatgatgattataaccTACCCACCAACCTTTGactcactcacacacacacactttttgGGTATTCACAATGCCCACCAGAATGCGGACACACgcacattttatttatattttaataatggtgaaaaagaagaaaaaaaaatctgaaaaaatctgaaaaacCATTCAAAGCCATTTTGCTAATAATtcttaataaaaaaaaaaatttaccattTCTGTTTCTCTGTGTTTGCGTGTGTTAATGATAACGATtatgatttcaaatgaatttgagTTGAAgcagaaacaaaattgaaagaaagaaagaaagaaactatataatcaaaaatgcTACACATTAtaaatggtgatggtgtgtgtgtgtgtgtagcaattttttttttgtctttctttcatcataatttttcccattcattcattggattcattttggtttcgttttttaatttcactttattattattaccaggagaaatgtgaaaaatttgCCTGCTTAAAGTCGTTTTTTatgtgtttatgtttattctgctgttgctgctgctgctgttgctgtatATCCATAAATTCTTGAATGTTATGTAAGTggttttttaaaaatgaaaatggaaataaaagtagcaaataaataaataaatgagagagagagagagacaatATAATGTAACGAATATTCTGTGCAaaagaaatgagaaaaaaaaattcgctaCAATTACATCATAGAGAGAGATCAATGGCATCTATCCGTGCACACGCATACATGAAAATGGAAtgcaattttattgattttgttgccgttgttgttgttgttgttgttgattatttataataaaaacacatataaaacaataaattttttgttttagtaGTGGTTATAAAAACATCCAaagaaacaataaaaattaataataataaggaaGTATAACATGTTTGAACATCATCAGTTGCCAATTTTAGCTATTCCAATTATCATATCGAACTTAAtggggaattttttttcggacaGGATTCTTCCAAGCAGATGTGCtgccaccattatcatttgtgcGTGTCAAATGTCAATCATCAGTGTCGTTTTGAAAAATTGCAGTGAagtttgcttttttttttgttcaatggtCAATGGTCAATGATCATTTGTGTATGGTAGTGTAgcattttggttttttttttgccttctCACAAATATATGAAACTTGTGTAGTttggaaatttaaatttttttttctatctcatttgatgtgattgaaaaaaatgttctcAATTACAATCGTCATTTatgaattaatcaaatttttaaatcgttgaatttaatcattataatcaaattggaTGCTGCCATCTGTTGATGAAGAATactaataatgttttttttaaaatacaTTGTTTATGAATGGACATGAAAATGCTCTcgatcgattctttttttcaaagttcatgtgtttttttggatcgatccaattattcaccaaaaaaattttttttctcatttgtcattgtttatttctgctctaaaaaattcattttttctgttttgaaaaaaaaatcatgaatgcaccaccatcatttgaatcgtttcttttgtttaaaggcgaaaaaaagtatatatgctgtgaatgttttttctcatcatttgattttctaatttctcttcgttttttttttgttttcaccaCGATATTATTCTAGAGTTACGATTGAAAAAGATACCAAAGTACCAAATGCTTGTCTTTTTACCGTATCGAAAGAAGATCATACACTTGGTAATCTAATTCGAATGTAagattttcctttttttgcattttttctcCGCATTTTacgataatttaattttccaaCACACACCGTAGGCAACTGCTGAAAGATCCAAAAGTAATATTTGCCGGTTACAAAGTACCACATCCATTGCAACATGAATTTATATTGCGTATACAAACAACGGCAGATTATTCACCACAGGAAGCATTAATGAATGCAATCAAAGATTTAATTAGTGAAATGTCATTGTTGGAAGAACGTTTTCGTGTAAGTAAAGTAttccatcattataatcgaaagaattattttccattcaaattaCTGATCGATATcggtttttttcccatttatTCAAGGAGGCAATTCGTGAACGTACAGAAGGTTATGATTAatatgatgaacatgatgCATATATGTTGCTGATTAATTGAAATCCATAAATCATTCTAACACATCTGTATCAtaatccatccatctatccatttttttttttttttttgaaatcattcTGACcgttttttccaatattcatcatattaATCCAtctgaagaaatgaaatgaagaattaAGAAAAAACCCCCCActccaattattatttcattataatcgaATCCATGACGATTGTATAGATAAAAGTactaattgaatttgaaaattttatcaaagaaaattaaaaacaaaatgatgacgacgacgatgaaaatttttctttttttttaaatttttaaattggaATTTACGCTGGACACACACGTGTATGTCCATGATCTTGCCGCTAATCCGAATCATGTCCTTCAAAATgcgtctgtgtgtgtgtgtgtgtgtgtgcgtttgtattttaaattcaaaaatcaagatgatagaaaaagagataaaaaaactgttttgttgttgtcgtcgtcgttgttgtttgactCCGTTGATGCCTATATACACACAAT includes:
- the Polr2J gene encoding DNA-directed RNA polymerase II subunit RPB11 produces the protein MNAPPSFESFLLFKGEKKVTIEKDTKVPNACLFTVSKEDHTLGNLIRMQLLKDPKVIFAGYKVPHPLQHEFILRIQTTADYSPQEALMNAIKDLISEMSLLEERFREAIRERTEGYD